The Culex quinquefasciatus strain JHB chromosome 2, VPISU_Cqui_1.0_pri_paternal, whole genome shotgun sequence genome contains the following window.
ATTACTCTTTAATTCTGCAGTTATTCCTGTAATTCTcgaattacctagtaattccgtagtaattcgtgtaattccatagttactcagtaattcgtgtaaCTACTATTAATTCTTTAAAGGGAAGTCGGCAGAAAGCATTTTGCTTTTGCTTGATgccttttatggttgtggaTTGGAATATCCGCTAATTTGTATGCTCTCTAATTCAAATGCATTCGGATGAAAAAGCACTCAATTGTCAAAATCACGGGTTTTGAGTTttccggaaaacgggaaaaatatttattcccaggaagtttttgaaaaagtcacaaaatctattttttctttatatttgttatgtttttcaagctttaaagtTATAGAATTAGCTTaatactattaatatcaatctaaacaaggctAGTAGTTTTTAGATATCTTGAACTAATTTTTGTTGTTCTCtattgtgctttgaattttacatgcaccacatttctaattcaaattaaataagtatcttataaatatttatttttaatttatttctatACGACATACTAAAACAGTCTTCAAAATTGGTTTGTtaccaatttatgtaaaatttttgaaaagtttaaacttataaattgtAATGCCAATACATTGCAATGTAATTTCCAGgccaaaattagatttttgtttaattccgggaattccccgtacaaaaaataaaaattgtcgggattcgggaaatcccgggttttgaaaaaaaatcccgggaattcccgggatggacgcattagtgccaagcacgtggttttttacatttgacagctgtcagtcgatccaattccaaagacttttctcaatatgctggaagctaggcagtaattccaagttattttttataaattttagcaattctgcgtggtttctAATAATCAaaagtaattctgggaaattaAAGTAATCCgtgacatattgccagtaatcctggtaattccatttagactggtcagtaatccttgatgctggaaaccccttgctcgggacctttaaaaaaactgccaaattcttaaattatggaCGTAACAACAATggaacttattttttattttctatttttactcATATTgtcaatacactcaacccctgttggttgatcactttttcgtttgacactttattagtttgtaccccgttggtagGTTAAAGTCAAACTAAACACAAGGCGCTCAggctatcaaaacaaatttcaacaaatatcaaatatcaaacaaatttcGAATGCCGTCTGGCCAATAGTCACCAAATCAACTGTAGTTAGGCCAAACTACGAGAAAACACGTTCTGATTCCGCCGGAGCGTCTCCGAAAAGATCAGCGATGAGTGTCAGCTCGTCGTACGAAACGGCCATCTTCACgtttgattttatatggcaagATTATGATTTTTTCACATAAACAATGTGTATCAAAGTCATAAGCATACCTTATAAAATTGAAAGCTTATGCGAATATGTATAAGGTCGccttatgaattgaaaaattaatgatttttcaactggtTATATGGCTGACCATATatgttttaaaagttgttttggctgagTGAACGTTTGAATTTTAATTCTTCAAtgtcaaaattatcattttttatgaatgttgtttttttaataggggcagggggggagCAGAATGGACCAGgagggcagaatgggccacccttggttttgggctttagaatggatttagaccaggggtgctcaaagtttttgaatagcgggccaaatttgaagctcacatgagcttgcgggccatatgagaaaaaaaatatttttaaatttaaatcaataaaaactaaaaacaaaatattagaagacaaaaaaaaataaacagttttgtACAAAAAAGCCTCTAatcaattggattttttttttaaaaaaatcataaaatctttCATTTATTGGTGAAATCACGATTGTTGAAATCGTGATTTCACCAAtataatgttatttttaaagttgtatttaaattggttttttttaaattaattttttaaatatatttcagaAGGGATGACACAAACTTTGTGAAagtgtgtatttttatttaaattttgtgcaatctttattttaaaaattttgctgaaggatttaaaaaaaaatattgctccaattgggtcttaaaatgaagcttagattgctgatattgttgtttacagcgataaagcttatttttctgaatacaatgaccctttgaacgaccacaaagagtttaaaatggatttttaaatcaatttggaaaatttaacctcgcagtccttcttgacagaaaagttcctacttgacaccTCGTTTCAtgggaaccatagttgatccatcgaaaaaatgttgtcttgacatttttttgcattaaaattgaaaaaaaggatttgaaatggtttttgatcgtgttttttaccgttgtacataaaaattgacgtagggctttagtacccaattttaataaaatttcaataaatgtttgatgaaaattttgacataatttacTCTTTTTAACCACATTTAAACCAGTTACGGAACGTGTTAAAATAGGCATAAACGTAACCTTAATTTCCAGgaattataaaatcatttaaCGTGAAGaattccatcattgccatgatttttcgttcaataatataaattttgcgtccctatcaatattttgacgaaattccttctacaagttgtttagaatagtgccctacacatgctgattccttttggtaacgattatccttgcaaagttatggaaatcgtcattaatcaatgattgccaactaggacgtcagtGATTGTAGCACaacattatataaattttgaaacacatttgatttagatcgaaAGTTCCTTCAGTggtttcaagaaggcaacaaccggcacatgctgattcattttggtgcagaatttcctaaaatttaattcaatacagtgcattttagagtgatgatcaattatctttgaaaatgatcaacggcttcaccttaatgggccattttacatgatcatccaaaatgggtccgcgggccacaaaaaatgacctcgcgggccacgtttggcccgcgggccttactttggtcacccctgatttagaccaactgtaaggcaagggtcttatgaaggacgtcaaataacatcaccacaccgaaaacgacgtttgaactcattgtatttttcgaattatgagcaaaaatgtaaattgattgacaaaaccacgcaaatgttgtttattgcgaggttcttaaataagctttctgacaagttagattgtttgaaaaagtttgttcaatgtttagaatgttaccaggagctattacgaaggtaaacaaacaacaatgGAACCTTTAAgtcatttagaggcttggtggtggaagtgttaaattaaaatccacttgggggcagaatggaccacccttttcctgccttataaaaacaatcaacagTTACGAAATTTCAGCTAAATTGATTATTTCACTCCCTGatagcttcacaaatcacgtttaatgcaacaatagttgattttttttgttgttttgatgcttatttgtaaaaatagtgtcttaatacaacatattaacactattttcaaaaatgattgttttggtaagtgactatttttataaaagtggtctaacttcTCTTATCGTCCTTCAACGTTATATtagacaaaatggcttgttttctaaggtggcccatcctgccccgcaccctggaaaagtagtcgaaaaaacatttttttaagtggctcaaaaatagttttaagctaaaaatattcatcaaccaagtatacaacattgaagggaacatcccaaagcataagcctactacactgaattcataaatttatatgtttttctatggtttttgacgcattttaccggggggatggcaaccctattccgaccaaagcaaactgacaacagtcgacattagcacggttgtcaaatgagagcccataacaaaccattgtttgggtttttgattttcaattttcccgcaattcaaacgataaatacctgaaaaaacacgtgaattgtgttgctgatggcaaattctatcatatccatggagattccatcccaatattggctgaaaattcatatcgaaaaatgtgatttttctgtttacctttttttgctttttttcttttggtcgatcaaacagtgggCCCGTACACTGTggatcggcattacacatttttcagtttggttttacacatttgcatggaacttttgagtttaaccaggataacacacttagtgttaccaaaataatatgaataatactgattctgagtgtttgttttctgaacttccaagatggcggcttcttcgctaccccctgcattttacttaggcgggccattctgcccccctgccCTTATAAggggtttatttattttaaatttctgatttttttttttgatttttggtggtatgtttgaaatttgaaataatgttttgaaCACAATTTTGCGATCGtcagtcgtaatttgtcgatagtagATTGAGAAATTACAATGAATCTACCTCATTCTATTGttgacaaattacgacttaACATTGACAAATTGCGATTGTGAGACGAGAAATTAAGATCGAAATATTACGATCGAGTGCAATAAACCCCACTTACctattgaataattttaattagAATATTAAAACTTATCTCAAACGCTATGCTTTATTATCGTTTTTTATATCATACAATTAAAAGTTCAATTCTTACAACTAGAAGGTTTCCAACCTAAACTGGCGCCACTCCTCCCGGCGGTGGTTGCGTCTGTGGCATAACTGGCACCAACCCAGGTTGCACAGGCGGCACCGGCGGCACTTCCACCTTCTCGCCCTGACTCGCCTTGTAGATGTCGTCCAGACGGTGCGACTTTTTGTGCAGCTTCACGTTGTAGCTCTTGTTGAACGTCTTGCCGCAAATGTCACACTTGAAGGGCTTTTCACCGGTGTGAATGCGCATGTGGATGGTCCAGTCGCTCCTAGAGATTATATTTTGATGTTGAGAGTTTGAACAGTTGGAATCACTTTATGGAACTTACTTCATTTTGAAGGATTTCTCGCAGTATTCGCAACCCCAAGGGCGTCCCTCCGTGTGAACCATTTTGTAGTGGTGATGTCTCAGCGCGGAACGGGAGAATTTCTCACCGCAAAATTTGCACTCGAAcctaaaatttgagttttaatcaaatttagtgTTTTATCATTTCAATTCAGAACCTACTTTTTGATATTGGTGTGAATGGCCAAGTAGTGATTCCTCAGCGAGGCTGGCCTCGTGTACATCTTCCCGCACTGGTCGCACGTGTACTTGACCTCCCCCGTGTGCACCGCATTGATGTGCAGCTTCAGCCGGGACCGCTCGTGGCAAACCCGCGGACAGTGCGGACACTGGAACTTGGGCCGGTCCGGATTGTGAATTTGCTGATGCTGGTTGAGATTGTTCTCCGAGACCATCTTACCGCACTGGGCGCACTGCACCTGGCGCATCTCCTTCCGGGCGTCCTTGCTCTGTGGTCCCCTCTTGCCCGGCTTTCGACCTCGTTTCTTCGGCCTCTCTTCCTCCTCTTCActggaactgctgctgctgctgccactgtCACTACTTCCATCATCAACGACTTCTGCTCCACTTTCAACCTCGACCTTCTCCTCAACATTCTCCGCCGTAGGTGGCGCCGGAGACGACCCATTGTCACCATCGTCAAACTCCTCCTCCAGTTTGACCTCCGGCGACGGAATCGGATCCACGTCAACGTGGACAATGTTCTGGAGCGAGTTCTTCGCGTACAACTTCCGGAACGTGTTGTCGTTCTGGACGCACGTCATCCGGAACTGGACGCACTGGTCCAGCAGAAACTGACAGCTATTGCACATGTACACGATGTGGTCCGGGTCGACGATTACCTAAAATTACAGAAACTTTACAAATCCTGTATCGACTATTCAACCTTTAATTACCTCAACACTCGTAATCTGCATGATAGATTTGATTATGCTCTCATTTTGGTTCAGCACCAGCATAATATTGATGTCGGAAGCATTCAAACACAGCCGGCAGATCGTTGGATCTACCTCGCTTGGTTCCATTTTTGAGCCGGTGTAAAGTTACCTTACGCGACGGTTGCGGTAAACAGTAGGATGTAACCACAATCTACATTTTCTAGCACAAACTAACAAGCATCGCAGTTGAATCGATAAATGAGGGTTGCAGAAACCACTATCTACTGTATTTACAATTAAATTAACGATTTTACACGAGTTTTACACTAAAAACGCGAAATTTATTCGAGACTCGAACGAAAACTCGCTCTAACGCGGACCAAAACAAAGAGCTGTCAAGAAAGCTGAGCTGTCAAAGAGAAAGAAGAAGGGGAATTGGTTGATTGGGTCAACTGAATGTGAGATCTCAAACCAGTACACGCACATGTGAAATCACTCAGCAAAACCAAACCTAAAATGATTAggttaattgggtactaaagccctatgtcaatttttatgtacaacgttaaaaaacacgattaaaacccatttctgatcactttttttcattttaatgcaaaatttttttttgacaagacaacattttttcgatggattgaCTATAGAGCTATCAAAGCCctatctcacacacactagcacaccatttgttttgctggctggtacaaaatttaacctcacttttttccgtgtacgtacacgcaatacatgcgcacgtagatgactctatggtccccttggaacgagctgtcaagtaggagcttttctgtcaagaaggaccgcgagattaatttttcaaaattgatttaaaaatccattttaaactctttgtggtcgtacaaagggtcattgtactcagaaaaataagttttatcgctgtaaacaataatatcagcaatctaagcttcattttaggacccaattgggtcctaaaattgagCTTAGATCGAGGCTTAGATTGCGGATATTTTTGTTctcaacgataaagcttatt
Protein-coding sequences here:
- the LOC6051081 gene encoding zinc finger protein 616, which encodes MEPSEVDPTICRLCLNASDINIMLVLNQNESIIKSIMQITSVEVIVDPDHIVYMCNSCQFLLDQCVQFRMTCVQNDNTFRKLYAKNSLQNIVHVDVDPIPSPEVKLEEEFDDGDNGSSPAPPTAENVEEKVEVESGAEVVDDGSSDSGSSSSSSSEEEEERPKKRGRKPGKRGPQSKDARKEMRQVQCAQCGKMVSENNLNQHQQIHNPDRPKFQCPHCPRVCHERSRLKLHINAVHTGEVKYTCDQCGKMYTRPASLRNHYLAIHTNIKKFECKFCGEKFSRSALRHHHYKMVHTEGRPWGCEYCEKSFKMKSDWTIHMRIHTGEKPFKCDICGKTFNKSYNVKLHKKSHRLDDIYKASQGEKVEVPPVPPVQPGLVPVMPQTQPPPGGVAPV